In Nitrospiraceae bacterium, the following are encoded in one genomic region:
- a CDS encoding response regulator, producing the protein MRTSLSLRNKLNFLSISLVVVTAIGIAAFVVHREITARYQDLTNTGLSTATMIAHNSEYAVYTENQDALRRVIDGLHALPDIAYVAVLGKERQVLLKETWDLQITIPTTRGDHLPAAGDMLFEEVVLKPGHPAYIDILVPVVSRPVSSADPLFLDSNAGSTSATVIGYLQLGLSQDRLRKNLQQFVLVTGLVVGVVLLMGLTVTLILTRNITKPVLALVEAADRIAEGRFDVDVEARTNDEVQRLADAFNRMTLQLRTSQKQIQDYQQSLEAKVAERTQQLEHASREARRLADAAQAASLAKSQFLANMSHEIRTPMNGVLGMTELLLTTTLDPRQQHLTQTIQQSGEALLGIINDVLDFSKIEAGKLQLERVDFDLRDTVESAVELFAGPAQRKNLELTCHLHGAIPGVLRGDPTRLRQTLLNLVSNALKFTTAGEINVRVDWLAETETTVTLRFAVKDSGVGIPVEAHQRIFEAFSQADGTTTRRFGGTGLGLTIVKELVALMQGQIGVESQVGQGSTFWFTAVFERPSPIAAGEALEEVLLNKRILVVDDTAANREILDEHLRAWGALPLLAASAQEALAQLQSAVAAQQPFELAVLDLHMPDMDGLQLAQAIRRDPHLADLRLLMLTSVTYDARASDGPSVDAWVTKPVRKSLLRQALLGLLQARPAIPLRQPVQPTAARTGSQSEVRQILLVEDTPVNREVAMGMLEVLGYRIQAVENGRLAVEAFAREHFDLVLMDCQMPEMDGFTATSAIRQQEQAAEATHHVPIIALTANAMEGDRNRCLAAGMDDYLAKPFTMAQLSTVLTQWLASTPAAHEEAIAAPPSPPEPVGSPREQTPSPALADIDKTAWDAIRSLQRPGRPDILARVLTTYLEDSRLLVEEIRAAVRIQDPSALTKAAHRLKSSSAQLGALATAAHCKELEGLGRLARLDDAARLLIQLTDAHQAACAAITTELRQRAAP; encoded by the coding sequence ATGCGGACAAGTCTTAGCCTACGAAATAAGCTCAACTTCCTGAGCATCAGCCTCGTGGTCGTGACCGCGATCGGCATCGCTGCGTTCGTCGTGCACAGAGAAATCACCGCCCGCTACCAGGATTTGACGAACACCGGACTCAGCACCGCGACCATGATCGCGCACAACAGCGAATATGCCGTGTATACGGAAAACCAGGATGCCCTCCGCCGGGTGATCGATGGGCTACACGCCTTGCCGGACATCGCCTATGTCGCCGTGCTCGGCAAGGAACGGCAGGTGCTCTTGAAAGAAACCTGGGACCTCCAGATCACGATCCCGACGACCCGCGGAGACCATCTGCCGGCGGCCGGTGACATGCTGTTCGAGGAAGTGGTCCTTAAGCCCGGCCATCCAGCCTACATTGATATCCTGGTGCCGGTGGTGAGCCGGCCGGTGTCGTCGGCTGACCCGTTGTTCCTCGACTCCAACGCAGGATCGACATCTGCGACCGTCATTGGTTATCTGCAACTCGGCCTGAGCCAAGACCGGTTGCGAAAAAATTTGCAGCAATTCGTCCTGGTCACCGGCCTCGTCGTCGGAGTGGTCCTCCTGATGGGGCTCACCGTCACGTTGATCCTCACGCGAAATATCACCAAACCGGTTTTGGCCTTGGTTGAGGCGGCAGACCGGATCGCCGAAGGACGCTTCGACGTCGATGTCGAGGCTCGCACCAACGACGAGGTCCAGCGGCTGGCCGATGCATTCAATCGGATGACGCTCCAACTGCGCACCTCCCAAAAACAGATTCAGGACTATCAGCAAAGTCTGGAAGCCAAGGTCGCCGAGCGAACCCAGCAACTGGAACATGCCTCCCGAGAGGCTCGCCGATTGGCCGATGCTGCGCAGGCCGCCAGTCTCGCCAAATCGCAATTCTTGGCCAACATGAGCCATGAAATCCGGACGCCGATGAACGGCGTCCTGGGCATGACTGAGCTTCTGCTCACGACCACGCTCGATCCCCGGCAACAACACCTGACACAAACCATCCAACAATCCGGCGAAGCGCTCCTTGGAATCATCAACGACGTGCTCGACTTTTCCAAAATCGAAGCGGGCAAACTTCAACTCGAACGAGTGGATTTCGATCTCCGGGACACGGTTGAAAGCGCCGTCGAGCTCTTCGCCGGGCCGGCCCAGCGGAAAAACCTGGAATTGACCTGTCATCTGCACGGTGCAATCCCCGGAGTGCTCCGCGGCGATCCGACTCGACTCCGGCAAACATTGTTGAATCTCGTGAGTAATGCGCTGAAATTCACCACGGCCGGGGAAATCAACGTGCGCGTCGACTGGCTGGCCGAGACGGAGACGACCGTGACCCTTCGATTCGCGGTGAAGGACTCCGGCGTCGGCATTCCAGTGGAGGCGCACCAGCGTATTTTCGAAGCCTTCTCTCAAGCCGACGGAACGACCACCCGCCGCTTCGGCGGGACAGGACTCGGGCTCACAATCGTCAAGGAACTCGTGGCCCTTATGCAGGGCCAGATAGGGGTGGAAAGCCAGGTCGGGCAAGGATCGACCTTCTGGTTTACGGCCGTCTTCGAGCGCCCCTCCCCTATCGCAGCGGGTGAGGCTCTCGAGGAGGTCCTGCTGAACAAACGAATCCTGGTCGTCGATGACACCGCCGCCAATCGTGAAATCCTGGATGAGCATCTCCGCGCGTGGGGCGCGCTCCCCCTATTGGCCGCTTCCGCCCAGGAAGCGCTGGCGCAACTTCAATCCGCCGTCGCGGCACAACAACCGTTCGAGCTGGCCGTTCTAGACCTGCACATGCCGGACATGGATGGACTCCAACTGGCGCAGGCTATCCGACGCGATCCGCACTTAGCCGACCTCCGCCTCTTGATGCTCACCTCGGTCACGTACGATGCGAGGGCCTCCGACGGCCCCTCCGTCGATGCATGGGTCACCAAACCGGTCCGAAAGAGCCTCCTCCGGCAGGCCCTGCTGGGCCTGCTTCAGGCGCGACCAGCGATCCCCCTTCGACAGCCGGTTCAGCCGACCGCCGCTCGCACCGGCAGCCAATCAGAAGTTCGCCAGATTCTCCTAGTCGAAGACACCCCCGTGAATCGGGAAGTCGCAATGGGCATGTTGGAGGTGCTGGGATACCGTATTCAGGCCGTCGAAAATGGTCGCCTCGCAGTAGAAGCATTTGCGCGGGAACACTTCGATCTGGTCCTCATGGATTGCCAGATGCCCGAGATGGACGGCTTTACCGCCACCAGCGCCATCCGGCAACAAGAACAGGCCGCCGAGGCTACGCACCATGTACCCATCATCGCGCTCACGGCCAATGCCATGGAAGGCGATCGGAACCGCTGCCTCGCCGCCGGCATGGACGACTACCTGGCGAAACCGTTCACCATGGCACAACTCAGCACGGTACTGACGCAATGGCTGGCATCGACACCTGCCGCTCATGAGGAAGCCATCGCCGCGCCTCCCTCTCCGCCCGAGCCGGTCGGTTCGCCCCGTGAACAAACGCCATCTCCTGCCCTTGCTGACATCGACAAAACCGCTTGGGATGCGATCCGCTCGCTTCAACGCCCCGGACGCCCGGATATTCTGGCACGGGTACTCACAACCTATCTCGAGGATTCCCGACTCCTGGTGGAAGAGATTCGCGCCGCGGTGCGGATACAAGACCCGAGCGCCCTGACCAAGGCGGCGCATCGGTTGAAGTCCAGCAGCGCCCAACTCGGCGCCTTGGCCACGGCTGCCCACTGCAAGGAACTCGAAGGCCTGGGTCGCCTTGCGCGCCTCGATGATGCCGCACGCCTGCTGATCCAGCTCACGGATGCCCATCAGGCAGCCTGCGCCGCTATCACCACCGAACTGCGACAGCGGGCCGCTCCCTAA
- a CDS encoding symmetrical bis(5'-nucleosyl)-tetraphosphatase encodes MATYAIGDLQGCFLSLQRLISLIRFDPRQDRLWFVGDLVNRGPASLEVLRFIKSLGSAAVTVLGNHDLFLIAVAAGLTPLRRKDTLAPVLNAPDCEELIDWLRRQPLMHREDEYVMVHAGLLPQWSVEQAAALAAEATAGLQSADWQTLLLALHPSGHLQWAPSLTGSTRWATITKVLTRLRACSTDGRMESEFSGPPELTPAGFHPWFRIPGRHSADATVVCGHWAASGLKIEPGLLALDSGCVYGRQLTAVRLEDRKIFQVASAEMPAHG; translated from the coding sequence ATGGCCACTTACGCGATCGGGGACCTGCAAGGCTGCTTCCTCTCGCTTCAACGACTAATCTCCCTCATCCGGTTCGATCCGCGCCAAGACCGCCTCTGGTTCGTCGGCGACTTGGTGAATCGGGGGCCGGCCTCACTCGAAGTCCTTCGCTTCATCAAGTCGCTGGGGTCCGCCGCCGTCACGGTACTCGGCAACCATGATCTGTTCTTGATCGCGGTGGCGGCCGGCCTGACCCCACTCCGGCGAAAGGACACGCTCGCGCCGGTGCTCAATGCTCCCGACTGTGAGGAACTGATCGACTGGTTGCGCCGACAGCCACTGATGCATCGAGAGGATGAGTACGTGATGGTGCATGCCGGGCTGTTGCCGCAATGGTCCGTGGAGCAAGCTGCTGCCCTGGCGGCGGAGGCAACGGCAGGATTACAGAGCGCCGATTGGCAGACTTTGCTGTTGGCCTTGCATCCAAGCGGGCACCTGCAGTGGGCCCCCTCGTTGACGGGCTCGACGCGGTGGGCGACTATCACGAAGGTGCTGACCCGATTGCGCGCCTGTTCCACCGACGGCCGGATGGAGTCTGAATTTTCCGGTCCGCCGGAGCTCACGCCGGCAGGCTTTCATCCCTGGTTCCGCATTCCAGGCCGCCACAGCGCGGACGCGACGGTCGTATGCGGACACTGGGCCGCCTCGGGGCTCAAAATTGAACCGGGTCTCCTGGCTCTCGACAGCGGTTGTGTGTATGGACGCCAACTCACTGCTGTTCGACTCGAGGACCGAAAGATTTTCCAGGTCGCCAGCGCGGAAATGCCTGCGCATGGATGA
- a CDS encoding PAS domain S-box protein translates to MTSLLQEILSGLPRGGSLKQPTWRNRHRGILLILWCHALGVAAFGLYLGVETVTCLGVGGLLAGLATAAQLPIVPRRVQSAIATCGLMTASAILVHFSGGYIELHFHFFVMMPLIVLYQDWIPFLVGLIYVVVDHGLIGTYFPTLVYNHHAAQTQPWTWALVHGAFILAESAALLYFWRINEVAQIEAMESEARTRMVIETALDAVVTTDATGTITGWNAQAELMFEISRGETIGRSLTTYLLAAPSQDEPTPPLSLPKPLPGAILNRRVEMVGRSSSGQTFPVEIAMSCLAIGGTQHFTVFIQDISARKEQEAALCQAKSAAESANVAKSHFLANMSHEIRTPMNAVLGMTELLLATQLEGKQRRYAETVHQSGKNLLHIINDILDFSKIEAGRMDLEHIPYNLRDVVAETLELYREQAAKRGLALSATVAENVPALCQGDPYRFRQIVTNLMGNALKFTERGGVSVTVTLHAVRRDRIVAEVRDTGIGIPLESQAKIFDSFSQADGSTTRKYGGTGLGLAIVKQLVELMGGHVELESTPGIGTAFRFTMPIDTARCRTAALDGTPVGNSGSEPHRIQPAA, encoded by the coding sequence ATGACTTCTCTGTTGCAGGAGATTCTCTCAGGCCTCCCGAGGGGCGGTTCCCTCAAGCAGCCGACCTGGAGGAACCGGCATCGCGGCATCCTCCTGATCCTCTGGTGCCATGCTCTTGGCGTGGCAGCGTTTGGACTCTACCTGGGGGTCGAAACCGTCACCTGTTTGGGGGTAGGGGGGCTGCTCGCCGGCTTGGCCACCGCTGCTCAGCTTCCGATTGTTCCTCGACGAGTGCAGTCCGCGATTGCCACCTGTGGCTTGATGACGGCCTCGGCCATTCTGGTTCATTTCTCCGGCGGTTATATCGAATTACATTTTCACTTCTTTGTGATGATGCCCCTGATCGTGCTGTACCAAGACTGGATTCCGTTTCTGGTCGGGCTCATCTACGTCGTCGTCGACCATGGCCTGATAGGCACGTATTTCCCAACGCTGGTCTACAACCACCATGCTGCGCAGACGCAGCCCTGGACCTGGGCGTTGGTGCATGGGGCTTTCATCTTGGCCGAATCCGCCGCACTGCTTTACTTTTGGCGCATCAACGAGGTGGCCCAAATCGAGGCGATGGAGAGCGAAGCCCGCACAAGGATGGTCATTGAAACGGCCCTCGACGCCGTCGTCACGACCGATGCCACCGGAACCATCACAGGCTGGAACGCGCAAGCTGAACTCATGTTCGAAATCTCCAGGGGGGAGACGATCGGCAGGTCACTCACAACCTACCTACTCGCAGCCCCCTCTCAGGATGAGCCGACACCACCCCTCTCCCTTCCCAAACCTTTGCCGGGAGCGATTCTCAACCGTCGGGTGGAGATGGTCGGCCGCAGCTCGTCGGGGCAAACATTTCCGGTTGAAATCGCAATGAGTTGTCTCGCCATCGGAGGGACGCAACACTTCACGGTCTTCATCCAGGACATCTCCGCAAGGAAAGAACAGGAAGCCGCACTTTGTCAGGCCAAGAGCGCCGCAGAGTCAGCCAATGTTGCCAAATCACATTTCCTAGCTAATATGAGCCACGAGATTCGTACTCCCATGAATGCGGTGCTCGGCATGACCGAGCTCCTCCTGGCTACGCAACTCGAAGGCAAGCAACGTCGTTATGCTGAGACGGTCCATCAGTCCGGCAAGAACTTGCTGCACATCATCAACGACATCCTCGACTTTTCAAAGATCGAAGCCGGCCGGATGGACCTGGAACATATTCCCTACAACCTTCGTGACGTGGTCGCCGAAACCCTCGAACTGTACCGGGAACAAGCCGCCAAGCGGGGCCTGGCATTGAGTGCCACTGTGGCGGAGAACGTGCCCGCCCTTTGTCAGGGAGATCCTTACCGGTTCCGACAGATTGTCACGAATCTCATGGGCAATGCGCTCAAATTCACCGAACGCGGCGGCGTTTCCGTCACCGTGACGCTTCATGCGGTGCGACGAGACCGCATTGTGGCAGAAGTCAGGGATACCGGGATCGGCATTCCCCTGGAATCACAGGCGAAGATCTTCGATTCCTTCTCGCAGGCAGACGGCTCTACGACCAGGAAGTACGGCGGTACGGGGTTGGGACTCGCGATCGTGAAACAACTGGTCGAGCTGATGGGGGGCCACGTGGAACTCGAGAGCACACCCGGAATAGGGACCGCCTTTCGATTCACGATGCCTATTGATACCGCCCGTTGCAGAACCGCGGCACTAGATGGGACGCCGGTCGGCAATTCGGGTTCAGAACCACATCGCATTCAACCCGCCGCATGA
- a CDS encoding DUF309 domain-containing protein → MDEPIDLPGRIRYSTKLFPPYRFLPGRTPHPKRHRKGHSFGHPEPTAEAFQPDDWAGSETYLFAVDLFNFGYWWESHEQWESLWHALGKDTEQGSFVRALIQLAAAHVKRETGFPAATLRLIDRALGRFQSAPPHYMGIDVAPLILAISEAFHGERPSPLCISLTMPKTPH, encoded by the coding sequence ATGGATGAACCAATCGATCTCCCCGGTCGGATACGCTATTCGACCAAGCTTTTCCCCCCGTATCGCTTCCTTCCCGGACGAACCCCCCACCCGAAACGACACAGGAAAGGTCATTCCTTCGGCCATCCCGAACCGACCGCCGAGGCCTTTCAACCCGATGACTGGGCCGGGTCGGAGACCTACCTCTTTGCCGTGGATCTGTTTAATTTCGGCTACTGGTGGGAATCCCACGAGCAATGGGAATCCTTATGGCACGCCCTCGGGAAAGACACGGAACAGGGGAGTTTCGTTCGAGCCTTGATCCAACTCGCCGCCGCACACGTGAAACGCGAAACCGGCTTTCCAGCGGCAACCCTACGGCTCATCGACCGCGCGCTGGGTCGATTCCAATCTGCACCGCCCCACTACATGGGTATCGACGTGGCTCCATTGATACTCGCGATCAGCGAGGCGTTTCACGGTGAACGCCCATCCCCCCTCTGCATTTCGTTGACTATGCCGAAAACCCCTCACTAG
- the folD gene encoding bifunctional methylenetetrahydrofolate dehydrogenase/methenyltetrahydrofolate cyclohydrolase FolD, with the protein MAARIIDGKALAQQVRERLAVESAAVFAKTGVKPGLATILVGDDPASHVYVRNKQKACEMAGIHVDDHKLPAGTTQAELLALIEKKNADPKIHGILVQLPLPKHIESRVILEAVSPSKDADGFHPYNFGRLVEGNPVFEACTPKGVIKMIESAGVSIEGKRAVVLGRSNIVGKPLALMLLQRNATVTICHSKTKDLAAVCREAELLLVAIGKAKFVTADMVREGAVVIDVGTNKLPDGKLCGDVDYEAVSQKAGWISPVPGGVGPMTIAMLLDNTVESAKRMAGMK; encoded by the coding sequence GTGGCTGCACGAATCATCGACGGAAAAGCATTGGCACAACAAGTCCGCGAGCGGCTGGCGGTAGAGTCCGCGGCGGTCTTCGCAAAAACAGGGGTCAAACCGGGACTGGCGACCATCTTGGTAGGGGACGACCCTGCGTCGCACGTCTATGTGAGAAATAAACAAAAGGCCTGCGAAATGGCGGGTATTCATGTGGACGATCACAAGCTGCCGGCCGGTACGACGCAGGCCGAGCTGTTGGCGTTGATCGAAAAGAAGAATGCCGATCCCAAAATTCACGGCATCCTGGTGCAGTTGCCGTTGCCCAAGCATATTGAGAGCCGTGTCATCTTGGAGGCTGTGTCGCCGAGCAAGGATGCCGACGGGTTTCATCCGTACAACTTCGGTCGGTTGGTCGAGGGCAATCCGGTTTTTGAAGCTTGCACGCCCAAGGGTGTCATCAAGATGATCGAGTCGGCCGGCGTGTCCATCGAAGGTAAGCGTGCCGTGGTGCTGGGGCGGAGTAATATCGTGGGCAAGCCGCTGGCGTTGATGCTGCTTCAGCGGAATGCCACGGTGACGATTTGCCATTCGAAGACGAAAGACCTTGCCGCGGTGTGCCGTGAAGCCGAGCTGTTGCTGGTGGCGATCGGCAAGGCCAAGTTTGTGACTGCCGATATGGTGCGGGAAGGGGCGGTCGTCATCGACGTGGGAACGAACAAGCTGCCTGACGGCAAGCTGTGCGGCGACGTGGACTATGAGGCGGTCAGCCAGAAGGCCGGCTGGATCAGCCCAGTTCCCGGCGGCGTGGGGCCGATGACGATTGCGATGTTGCTCGACAATACCGTGGAATCTGCTAAGAGAATGGCAGGGATGAAATAG
- a CDS encoding methylenetetrahydrofolate reductase, producing the protein MSREPKRLREVLAQGQFAVTVEYNPPKGTNLTSVVESAKGLVGRVHGVNVTDNTAAVVRAGSLPVCRVLYELGHDPVMQLTCRDRNRIAMQSDLMGAHILGIRNILCLTGDYPTVGDHKDAKPVYDLDSVQVMQLVRGLNAGKDYAGNKLDGATDFTIGGAVTPEADPIGPMLVKFETKVRAGVEFFQTQAIYNPDQFKTFMQAVRPFKVKVLAGILLLRNAKMAEFMNANIPGVAVPQDMIDELRAAGDKRAIEAGVEIAVRTIKTVRPYCDGVHIMAIKATERIPEILTKAELG; encoded by the coding sequence ATGAGTCGGGAGCCGAAGCGATTACGAGAGGTGCTGGCGCAGGGGCAGTTTGCCGTAACGGTGGAATACAACCCCCCCAAAGGCACCAACCTCACCTCCGTGGTCGAAAGCGCCAAAGGGCTCGTCGGTCGCGTGCACGGTGTCAACGTGACCGATAACACCGCCGCGGTGGTCCGGGCCGGTTCCCTGCCGGTCTGTCGTGTTCTGTATGAGCTGGGACACGACCCTGTCATGCAGCTGACCTGCAGGGATCGGAACCGCATCGCGATGCAGTCGGATCTCATGGGGGCCCATATCCTCGGGATCCGCAACATCCTCTGCTTGACCGGTGACTATCCGACGGTTGGCGATCACAAGGATGCCAAGCCGGTGTATGACCTCGATTCCGTCCAGGTCATGCAATTGGTCAGGGGGCTCAATGCCGGGAAAGACTATGCCGGCAACAAGCTGGATGGGGCCACCGACTTTACGATCGGCGGTGCTGTCACGCCTGAGGCTGATCCGATCGGGCCCATGTTGGTGAAGTTTGAAACCAAAGTGCGGGCGGGGGTGGAATTTTTCCAGACCCAAGCGATCTATAACCCCGACCAGTTCAAGACTTTCATGCAGGCCGTCCGTCCGTTCAAGGTGAAGGTCCTGGCGGGAATCCTGCTGCTCCGCAATGCCAAAATGGCCGAGTTCATGAATGCCAATATCCCCGGTGTGGCCGTTCCACAGGACATGATCGACGAATTGCGGGCCGCTGGAGACAAGCGGGCGATCGAGGCAGGGGTCGAAATTGCCGTCCGCACCATCAAGACGGTGCGACCCTACTGCGACGGGGTGCACATTATGGCGATCAAGGCCACGGAACGCATTCCGGAAATCCTCACCAAAGCGGAGCTGGGCTGA
- a CDS encoding NHL repeat-containing protein, with amino-acid sequence MHHRHFRAVTARMNSTLGPIASFHLRYRKRFLFVFAAALLTFEAETARALQVAGLEGPHSFLADPGSNTYYISNVNGDGRDRDNNGFITKLSGDGEIVAFKFVAGGQGPVTLHAPKGMAIIGPVLYVADLDAVRSFDKATGKPLGSVALPGTAGSGASPSMPVGIAADGQGRLYVADQDANAIYRVDTTPTLKLTPFIVDKALAGPSGVAVHPKTGNILVVSWDSGKIFEITPDGVLTELVSNGFFTARFQNLGGVDFDRWGNMYVADTTKGKIWRMTPNKKFQVIAEYLPSPSDVGIDRLNHLILVPYQYANAAEVNGLEAPTVSTGDKKKRTLADYGFVEPPKGTQEGTPRK; translated from the coding sequence ATGCACCATCGTCATTTCCGCGCCGTCACCGCACGCATGAATTCCACGCTCGGGCCGATCGCCTCCTTCCACTTGCGATATCGCAAGCGGTTTTTGTTCGTCTTTGCCGCCGCCTTGCTGACTTTCGAGGCCGAAACGGCTCGGGCGCTCCAGGTGGCCGGGCTCGAAGGTCCACACAGCTTTCTGGCGGACCCTGGCTCCAACACCTATTACATCTCCAACGTCAACGGCGACGGCCGAGATCGAGACAACAACGGCTTCATTACCAAGCTCAGCGGAGACGGCGAGATCGTCGCCTTCAAATTCGTTGCCGGAGGCCAGGGCCCCGTAACGCTCCATGCACCGAAGGGCATGGCCATCATCGGACCGGTTTTATATGTGGCGGATCTTGATGCGGTGCGCAGTTTCGACAAGGCCACGGGCAAACCGTTGGGCTCCGTCGCGCTACCTGGCACAGCCGGCTCAGGAGCTTCCCCCTCCATGCCGGTCGGCATCGCCGCCGATGGGCAAGGCCGTTTATACGTGGCCGATCAGGATGCCAACGCGATCTATCGGGTAGACACCACGCCGACGTTGAAACTTACGCCGTTCATCGTGGATAAGGCGCTGGCCGGCCCCTCCGGAGTTGCCGTGCACCCAAAGACCGGCAATATCCTGGTTGTGAGCTGGGACAGCGGGAAGATTTTCGAAATCACCCCGGACGGCGTCCTGACGGAACTGGTTTCCAATGGATTCTTCACTGCCCGTTTTCAGAATTTGGGCGGCGTCGACTTCGACCGGTGGGGCAATATGTACGTGGCCGACACCACCAAAGGGAAAATTTGGCGCATGACCCCGAATAAGAAATTCCAGGTCATCGCCGAATACCTTCCTTCTCCGAGCGATGTCGGGATCGACCGCCTGAATCATCTGATTTTGGTTCCCTACCAGTATGCGAACGCAGCGGAGGTGAACGGGTTGGAAGCCCCGACCGTCTCCACCGGCGACAAGAAGAAGCGCACCCTGGCCGATTACGGATTCGTCGAGCCGCCCAAGGGCACACAGGAAGGAACTCCCCGCAAATGA
- a CDS encoding ABC transporter substrate-binding protein: MRLLQTIAIGLALSALGLLMHCDVVAAKSDRIMVLSGQDIQPYQEVLAGIQQSLTKQGIGASLEVHFLQGNTAKTQEALNDLKNSGARLVVTLGSAATQAAVREVGHLPILATMIVSADDIKSSPNATAVLLDFPLETQLQWLRRIVPGAGTVGVLFNPKENQTKINNALQVAKNSGVILVAQAVDTPRALPDALENLSRHVDALWGISDSIVMTPHTAEPILLSTFRNKIPLAGLSTSWVKAGALYALDRDYLDIGSQCGEIAGKILGGTDAGSLVPLHPRKVMYVVNLKTAGAMNLELSQEIVRGAAHVFQ, from the coding sequence ATGCGCCTCCTTCAGACAATTGCGATCGGTCTGGCACTCAGCGCCCTCGGGCTGCTGATGCACTGCGATGTCGTAGCTGCCAAGTCCGACCGCATCATGGTGCTCAGCGGCCAGGACATCCAGCCCTATCAGGAGGTGCTCGCCGGGATTCAGCAATCGCTGACCAAACAAGGCATCGGCGCCAGCCTTGAAGTCCATTTCCTTCAAGGCAACACCGCCAAAACACAGGAGGCGTTGAACGATCTGAAGAACTCGGGGGCTCGCCTGGTCGTGACATTGGGCAGCGCGGCCACCCAGGCTGCCGTGCGCGAAGTCGGTCATCTTCCCATTCTCGCCACCATGATCGTGAGCGCGGATGACATCAAATCCTCCCCGAACGCCACCGCCGTGCTGCTGGACTTCCCCTTGGAGACTCAACTGCAGTGGCTTCGCCGCATCGTTCCCGGTGCCGGGACCGTCGGGGTGCTCTTCAATCCCAAGGAAAACCAAACCAAAATCAATAACGCCCTGCAGGTCGCGAAAAATTCCGGGGTCATCCTGGTCGCACAAGCCGTCGACACCCCGCGCGCCTTGCCCGATGCCCTTGAAAACTTGTCACGTCACGTCGATGCCCTGTGGGGGATTTCGGACTCGATCGTGATGACCCCGCACACGGCCGAGCCGATTCTCCTGAGCACGTTTCGGAACAAGATTCCTTTGGCAGGGCTATCAACATCGTGGGTCAAGGCCGGCGCTCTCTACGCCCTCGATCGCGACTACCTCGACATCGGCAGCCAATGCGGAGAGATCGCGGGGAAGATATTAGGGGGAACCGACGCGGGCAGCCTCGTCCCTCTTCATCCGCGAAAAGTTATGTATGTCGTGAACTTAAAAACGGCTGGCGCCATGAACCTGGAGTTATCCCAAGAGATCGTGCGCGGCGCCGCGCACGTATTCCAATAG
- the panB gene encoding 3-methyl-2-oxobutanoate hydroxymethyltransferase, producing MTIPELQKCKREQRKITVVTAYDALFTRLAEQAGIEVLLVGDSLGVVVQGKPNTLSVTMEEMLYHTRLVAGAARKALVIGDMPFMSYQASLDEAIRNAGRFIQTGAAAVKLEGGAAVVDRVAAMTKVGIPVMGHLGMTPQSVHLYGGYKVQGKGRERAHQLVVDAQALEAAGAFAVVLEAIPADLAKSVTESITIPTIGIGAGPHCDGQVLVIYDLLGLFDDFVPKFVKPYAQLKGDALQALRRYKDEVEQGKFPSDSESYH from the coding sequence ATGACGATTCCCGAGTTGCAGAAGTGCAAACGGGAGCAGCGAAAGATTACCGTCGTCACGGCCTATGACGCCCTGTTTACGCGGCTGGCCGAACAGGCCGGGATCGAAGTTCTGCTGGTCGGTGACTCCTTGGGTGTCGTCGTACAAGGCAAGCCCAACACCCTCTCCGTGACCATGGAGGAGATGCTGTACCACACCAGGCTTGTGGCCGGTGCGGCACGGAAAGCCCTCGTGATCGGCGACATGCCGTTCATGTCCTACCAAGCAAGCCTGGACGAGGCGATTCGCAATGCCGGTCGCTTTATCCAGACGGGCGCGGCGGCCGTCAAATTGGAGGGGGGGGCCGCGGTCGTTGACCGAGTTGCCGCCATGACTAAGGTGGGCATCCCCGTCATGGGACACCTCGGCATGACGCCGCAATCAGTGCATCTCTACGGTGGTTACAAGGTTCAGGGAAAGGGAAGAGAGCGAGCCCACCAACTGGTTGTCGATGCACAGGCGCTGGAAGCTGCCGGCGCTTTCGCCGTCGTCCTCGAAGCAATCCCCGCCGACCTCGCCAAGAGCGTCACCGAATCGATCACGATCCCCACGATCGGCATCGGTGCCGGCCCGCATTGCGACGGGCAAGTGTTAGTCATCTACGATCTGTTGGGTCTGTTCGATGACTTCGTCCCGAAGTTCGTCAAACCCTACGCGCAGCTCAAAGGGGATGCCCTGCAGGCCCTTCGTCGCTACAAGGATGAAGTCGAGCAGGGGAAGTTTCCGTCCGATTCCGAGTCCTACCACTAG